The Natranaeroarchaeum aerophilus region GCACTGGATCGCGGGGCGTGGGTCGGCCCCCCTGGCGAGCTGTACGACCAGCTCGACCACCCCACCGATGACACGTCCGAACCGGCGGTCTCCGACCCCGCCGAGTAGCCGCTCATGGTGCCAGTAAGAACGCGATAACAAAGGATAGCTGTGGTTGATCATAGACAGAATAAGCAGTATGCAAATTGAGGAGCTTACTCTCGATGACTGGAGTGGTGCCCTTCCCAAGGAGGGGATCGAAGTATTTCACACGCCGAGCGCGCTGTCGGTGGTTGCCGACCACGCGCCGGGAGAGCTACGACTGTACGGCGGTTACAAGGGAGAGCAGCCGGTTGGGCTCTTCCCCGTGGTCGTGCAGGATCGTTCGGTCGGCCGCGCCGTTTTCTCTCCCCCGCCGGGAATGGGGATCCCGCGGCTCGGTCCGATCGTCATGCCGACCAGCCCGAAACAGCGAAAACGGGAGCGGGTCAACCGCCGCTTTACCGAGGCGGTGCTGGAGGAGCTCGCGGTCGAGGACTCGCTGACGCTGTTTCGATCGATCTGTACCGCAGCGTACACCGATCCGCGACCCTACCGGTGGGCCGACATGGACGTCGAGACCAATTTCACCTACGTACTCGACCTCGAGGACCGCTCGCCCGAGGACGTCCGACGCTCGTTTAGCAAGAGTCTCCGCCGGGAAATAGGCGACGGCGAAGAGCTGGACCTTCGAATCGAGCGCGAAGGCGTCGAGGGTGCCCGCTCGGTGTACGACGCGACCCGACGACGCTACGAGGAGCAAGACCGGGCCTTTTCGCTCGAGTGGCCGTACGTCCGTGACCTCGTAACTCGACTCGAAGACCGAGCGCGCGTCTACGTTGCCCGGACGCCCGAGGGACGATTTCTCGCCGGAATCACCGTATTGTACTCGAACGACGCGGGCTACTTCTGGCAGGGCGGGACGCGAACGACCTACGAGAACGTCGAGATCAACAGCCTGCTTCACTGGCACGTTATCCGCGACATCATCGAGGACCCCCCGATCGATTCGGTCACCGGCTACGATCTGATGGGGGCCAACACCGAGCGACTCTGCCAGTACAAGAGCAAGTTCGGCGCGGAACTCGTTCCCTACTACGTCACGGAGTCTTCGGGGGCGGGAATGGAGGTGGCCAAACGCGCCTACCGGATGGTGGCAAAGTGAGTCAATGAGGCACAGTATGAGTCGACACGACGAGGTCGGGGTCGTTCCGACAACCGAGGAGGACAGCGAGCCGTCGGGACGGGCGGATCTCTCGGTATTGAATCTGGTGACGACTGCGGAGGCCCGCTTTTTCAAGCAACAGGTGTCGGTCCTGGAGGATCTGGGTGTCTCTTCGACGACTGTCGCAGTGCCGGACGAACGCGTCACCAGGGAGGGAGCGCTCGCCGGTCGTTCGGCGGTCGATTACTTCCGATTCCTTCCCCGGGCGATCAGGGAATCGTTTGGCGAGTACGATCTGGTCCACGCGAACTACGGCCTCACTGCGCCCGCAGCGGTGCTCCAGCCGAATCTGCCAGTGGTTATTTCGCTGTGGGGATCGGATCTGTACGGCCGGTTCGGCCCACTGAGCAAGCTCTGTGCTCGACTGGCCGATGCGACGATCGTCATGTCGGATGGGATGGCCACGGAGCTGGGCGGTACTCCGTACGTCATCCCGCACGGAATCGACCTGGATCGGTTCCAGCCTGCCGATCAGCAGGCGGCTCAGGAAGACCTTGGCTGGGATCCGGGGCGAAAACACGTTCTCTTCCCGTACGCAAAAGGCAAGTCGGTGAAAAACGCGCCACTGGCCGAGCGCGTCGTCGCCGCGGCGCGAGAACGGGTCGGCGAACCGATCGAGCTTCAGTTCGTGACAGGGGTTCCCCACGAGCGGATGTCGGTGTATATGAACGCGGCGGACGCGCTGCTGTTAACGTCCGATCGCGAGGGGTCGCCCAACTCGGTGAAGGAGGCGATGGCCTGTAACCTGCCAGTCATCGCGACGGATGTCGGCGACGTTCGCCAGCGACTGCGCGGCGTTCAGCACTCGTTCGTCGCTCACGACGATGCCGACCTCGTCGACTGTCTCGTTTCCGTTCTCGACGCCGATACCGACTCGAACGGTCGGGCGGTGATCGCGGAACTGCGGATCGAGCAAATGGGCGAGCGACTGCTCTCCGTGTACCGTGAGGTTCTCGATGGGTGATCCCAATGTCAGATAGAGTACCACGCACTGATCCAGCCGAAACACGTACGAGAAAAGTACTCCTGATGATCGGCTTTCTCGCGCTGACCGTCGGCGTCCTCGCCGCGCGCACCACTCCGGCAACGGGATACGAGATCGCGTTCTACGCCAGCACGCCGACCCTCTTCTGGATCGGTATCGGCCTCGCGGGACTCATCGGGACTGGGGTAGGATTCACATCGCCGCGGTACAGACGGGTACGGCAGGGATCGATAGTTCTCACCGGTGCCGCTGTGCTGAGCGTACTCTCGCTTCCCCTTCTCCGTAGTTTTCGGTTCTACGGCCCCGGCGACTCCATGAGCCATCTCGGCTGGGTCCGCATGTTCGAGGCCGGAACCCTCCATCCGGCGAGTATGCGCTATCCGGCCGTGCACTCGATCGCCACGATGCTCTCCAACGGTGCGGCACTCGCGGACACGCATGCCCTGATGCTGACTGTCGTCGTGTTCTTCGCGCTGTTCCTGCTGTTCGTGCCGCTATGTGTCGCCTCGATTACGAACTCCGGTCCAGCGATGCTGGTCGGAGTTCTCTCGGGACTACTGTTGTTGCCGATCAACAACATCGGTGTCCACACTACGGCCCATCCGACCTCGCAGACGATCATGTTCGTACCGGTAGTCTTCTACTTGCTCTTTGGCTACATGCGCGACCGCGGGGAACGTTATCCGATCGGGTCGGTCTCCGGCATTGGGTTACTGCTCGGACTCTCGGCTATCACGACGATGTTGATCCACCCACAGCAGGCCCTGAACCTGCTCGGAGCCTTCCTGTTGATCTCCCTGGTTCAGTATGGGTACTCGACGTTTCGGGATCCGGAACATCCGATCAACCGACAGCGATTGCTTTACGACCAGACTGCGCTCTTTACACTCCTGTTCCTGCTGTGGGTCCCACGCCTCGAACGGGTTCGTGTCGCTGTGGTCGATATCACGACTGGACTTCTCGCCGGTGGGACACCCGGCACAACCGTCGCCGGTCGGACGGTCTCGCTGGCCGTCCTCGGGGGCAGCCTCGAAGAGATGTTCGTGAAACTCTTCAGCGTTACCTTCCTGTACGTGATACTGGCGGGGCTGCTCGTTCTCGCGTTGCTGATCGGCCAGCTCGCACGGGTCGGCCCGAACGGTCGCGGGTTCTTGCAGTACCTGATAGTCGCAGCGATCCCGGCGAGCGTCTTTTTCGTTCTCTTCTTCGTCGCTGATGCAGGCGATCAGTACTTCCGGTACTTCGGGTTTGTGATGGTACTCGTCACCCTCATGGGCGCTGTCGCCATCACGATCTCGATCGATCGTCTCGGCACTCTCGGAGCGAAACCCGTCCTTTCGACCGGGATCGGGCTGCTCTTTGTCGTCTTCCTCGTCATGCAACTGATCGCATTCCACCCGTCACCATACATCTACCAGCCGAGCAACCAGATCTCCGACGGACAGATGAGCGGCTACGAGACTGCCTTCGACGACCGTGTAGAGGAGGTCCAGTTCGCCGGGATCCGCTCCGGCCCGGAGCGGTACGTCCATGCCTACTACGGTACCACCTCGCAGACGGCCGAGGAGTTCCCGGGTAGCCGTGAGGCGATCCCCGAAGACGCGTTCAACGACGATCTCGCGGGAGCCTACGACGACCGGACCTACGTACCGGTCACCACGGCGGACTACGACCGCGAAGTCGGCCTGTTCCAGGAGCTCCGGTACACCGAACGGGGCTTCCAACAACTGGAGCACCGGACAGAGATCGACCGCGTCCAGTCAAACGGTGAGTTCGAACTGTACCTGATCGATCCCGACGATACGGACGAGTAGCGTCCCGACAGCTGGTCACATCCGGTGTGACACGTCAGTAACGCGTCTATAACAATTCGCAACTCTCGCCTCGTACGCGTATGAACGGATCACAGGAGACACCGACCGGCACAACTCCGACAACAGGGGTCGACACGACAACGTCGATGATCACCGACCGGACCGTCCTCGTCACCGGCGGGGCTGGATTCATCGGCGGCCACATTGCGGCCAGACTGGTAGCGGACAACGACGTCCGGGTCCTCGATAATGTCTCGACCGGCGAGATTGATCGGGTCCCGGACGAGGTCGAGTTCGTTCAGGGCGATCTCCGTGACGGCTCGGCGCTCGACTGGGCGACCGATGGCGTCGACGTGATCTTCCACCAGGCGGGACTGGTGAGCGTCGACGAGTCGATCGAGGAGCCGGTGCGCAGCCACCGCACGAACGCAACCGCGACCGTCGAACTGCTCGAACGGGCGCGTCAGGAGGACGCACGGATCGTCGTCGCCTCCAGCTGTGCTATCTACGGCGACCCCGAACACACACCGATCGCGGAGGACGCCCCGAAGCGTCCAAAGTCGCCGTACGCAATCGACAAGCTCGCGATCGATCAGTATACCAGGACGTTCGCCGATCTGTACGATCTGGACGCCGTCCCGCTGCGCTACTTCAACGTCTACGGCCCAGGACAGACCGGCGGCGAGTACAGCGGTGTC contains the following coding sequences:
- a CDS encoding GNAT family N-acetyltransferase; protein product: MQIEELTLDDWSGALPKEGIEVFHTPSALSVVADHAPGELRLYGGYKGEQPVGLFPVVVQDRSVGRAVFSPPPGMGIPRLGPIVMPTSPKQRKRERVNRRFTEAVLEELAVEDSLTLFRSICTAAYTDPRPYRWADMDVETNFTYVLDLEDRSPEDVRRSFSKSLRREIGDGEELDLRIEREGVEGARSVYDATRRRYEEQDRAFSLEWPYVRDLVTRLEDRARVYVARTPEGRFLAGITVLYSNDAGYFWQGGTRTTYENVEINSLLHWHVIRDIIEDPPIDSVTGYDLMGANTERLCQYKSKFGAELVPYYVTESSGAGMEVAKRAYRMVAK
- a CDS encoding glycosyltransferase is translated as MSRHDEVGVVPTTEEDSEPSGRADLSVLNLVTTAEARFFKQQVSVLEDLGVSSTTVAVPDERVTREGALAGRSAVDYFRFLPRAIRESFGEYDLVHANYGLTAPAAVLQPNLPVVISLWGSDLYGRFGPLSKLCARLADATIVMSDGMATELGGTPYVIPHGIDLDRFQPADQQAAQEDLGWDPGRKHVLFPYAKGKSVKNAPLAERVVAAARERVGEPIELQFVTGVPHERMSVYMNAADALLLTSDREGSPNSVKEAMACNLPVIATDVGDVRQRLRGVQHSFVAHDDADLVDCLVSVLDADTDSNGRAVIAELRIEQMGERLLSVYREVLDG
- a CDS encoding NAD-dependent epimerase/dehydratase family protein, which translates into the protein MNGSQETPTGTTPTTGVDTTTSMITDRTVLVTGGAGFIGGHIAARLVADNDVRVLDNVSTGEIDRVPDEVEFVQGDLRDGSALDWATDGVDVIFHQAGLVSVDESIEEPVRSHRTNATATVELLERARQEDARIVVASSCAIYGDPEHTPIAEDAPKRPKSPYAIDKLAIDQYTRTFADLYDLDAVPLRYFNVYGPGQTGGEYSGVITAFLEQARTGGPITVHGDGEQTRDFVHVSDVVDANLAAATTDHTGQAYNIGTGTSTSIRELAELVRDVIGSRSEIVHRDGRQGDVRHSEADLARARELLDYKPSVSLEDGLADLVAGRR